In Cydia fagiglandana chromosome 16, ilCydFagi1.1, whole genome shotgun sequence, the following are encoded in one genomic region:
- the LOC134671892 gene encoding RNA-binding protein spenito: MIGLPRSDRDRDRITVKIRNMKRSSSRDSMPRSKRTRSSIGRYDDSSDERVTPERVRRRVRSPSPRGRYVSPHRDDYVRSREVREESSRPYYKVLCVSALHPKASDEIVKDTLYREYKKFGDFSIKISHELDERVAYVCFRSVEDARDAKHAKPRIILYDKVAIVDPVYEPVRSEYRSRPRSITPPDYDRPYSYAWSPVPERRRPPPDDRAYGIPPTVPPHHRDFRPPMHEYPMAGPHGPPMHHRPPMHHPPHPHYMPRPYMPRPHHPPFEKMENKKDKFPNYLHHVHPEDDPLATRTLFAGNLEINISDEELRRIFGRYGIVEDIDIKRPPPGTGNAFAFVRYQTLDMAHRAKVELSGQYIGKFQCKIGYGKATPTTRVWVGGLGPWTSVAQLEREFDRFGAIKKIEYAKGEAHAYILYDSIDAAQAAVKEMRGFPLGGPDRRLRIDFADVGNGGPYRPKTYAPPVGEDGRPVEGYEGYEGTWEDGYAYGTPGYRGRGRGGRGRGGMFRGVYHGSGDYRDDEWRRAPADGEYEGRLRRSGSREPGVDRSRSRSPRRRSPDSDSDGSPRRSGGMLASARTLPEVVRKATTIWNGALILKNSLFPTKLHLTDGDSEIIDSLMKDEDGKNQLRITQRLRLDQPKLDDVQKRIATSSSHAIFLGVAGSTASITNEDTSIQTRPMRNLVSYLKQKEAAGVISLLNKETEATGVLYSFPPCDFSTDLLKRTCHNLTEDSLKEDHLVIVVVRGGSA, encoded by the coding sequence ATGATTGGATTACCGCGTAGCGATAGAGATAGAGATCGTATAACGGTGAAAATTCGTAACATGAAGAGGAGCTCGTCCAGGGATAGTATGCCGCGTTCGAAGAGGACTCGCAGTAGCATAGGCAGGTACGACGACAGCTCGGATGAGCGCGTCACACCGGAACGGGTGCGGCGGAGGGTCCGGTCTCCGAGTCCCCGGGGCCGCTACGTGTCACCGCATCGCGACGATTATGTGCGCTCTCGTGAAGTCCGTGAGGAGTCTTCAAGACCCTACTACAAGGTGCTGTGCGTTAGTGCACTTCACCCTAAAGCTTCCGACGAAATCGTAAAGGATACATTGTATAGGGAGTATAAAAAGTTTGGAGATTTCAGCATCAAAATTTCCCATGAGTTAGACGAACGCGTCGCTTACGTATGTTTCCGTAGCGTTGAAGATGCGCGAGACGCCAAACATGCCAAACCGCGtataattttgtatgataaAGTTGCAATTGTTGACCCTGTATATGAGCCCGTACGTTCAGAGTACCGGAGCAGGCCCCGCAGTATTACACCACCCGATTATGACCGCCCCTATTCCTATGCTTGGTCTCCAGTTCCGGAGCGCCGTCGACCCCCACCTGATGACCGAGCTTATGGCATCCCACCCACTGTGCCTCCCCATCACAGAGATTTCCGCCCACCCATGCATGAATATCCCATGGCTGGTCCTCATGGGCCTCCAATGCATCACCGCCCACCCATGCATCACCCTCCGCATCCCCACTACATGCCTCGCCCATACATGCCAAGACCTCATCACCCACCTTTTGAGAAAATGGAGAATAAGAAAGATAAGTTCCCTAACTACCTGCACCATGTCCACCCCGAAGATGATCCATTAGCTACCAGGACATTGTTTGCAGGCAATCTGGAGATAAACATATCTGATGAGGAACTAAGACGCATATTCGGCAGATATGGTATTGTTGAGGATATTGACATTAAACGGCCACCACCAGGCACAGGTAATGCTTTTGCATTTGTTAGATATCAAACTCTTGACATGGCACATAGAGCCAAAGTAGAGCTCTCCGGTCAATACATCGGCAAATTCCAATGTAAAATTGGATATGGTAAGGCAACACCAACAACAAGAGTTTGGGTTGGTGGCCTAGGACCTTGGACATCAGTGGCCCAACTGGAAAGAGAATTTGATAGATTTGGAGCTATTAAAAAGATTGAGTATGCAAAGGGTGAAGCCCATGCCTACATTTTGTACGACTCCATTGATGCAGCACAAGCAGCAGTCAAGGAAATGAGAGGATTCCCACTTGGCGGTCCAGATAGGCGTCTTCGCATCGATTTTGCTGATGTTGGTAATGGTGGACCATACAGACCTAAAACCTATGCACCACCAGTTGGTGAAGATGGTAGGCCTGTGGAAGGCTATGAAGGTTATGAGGGCACCTGGGAGGACGGATATGCATATGGTACACCTGGTTACAGAGGTAGGGGTAGGGGCGGCCGTGGTCGCGGTGGTATGTTTAGAGGCGTTTATCACGGCAGTGGAGATTACCGTGACGATGAATGGCGCCGTGCTCCTGCAGATGGAGAATATGAAGGGCGACTTCGTCGTTCTGGCTCACGAGAGCCTGGAGTGGACCGCTCGCGTTCACGGTCACCGCGGCGCCGCTCTCCCGATAGCGACTCGGATGGCTCGCCACGCCGAAGTGGAGGCATGCTAGCTTCGGCCCGTACACTACCAGAAGTTGTACGAAAAGCAACCACAATTTGGAATGGTGCACTCATTCTTAAAAATTCCCTATTTCCAACAAAATTGCATCTCACAGATGGTGATTCTGAAATCATTGACAGTCTTATGAAGGATGAAGATGGCAAAAACCAGCTGAGAATTACACAAAGATTGAGACTAGACCAGCCAAAACTAGATGATGTGCAGAAGAGAATTGCTACATCTAGTTCCCATGCTATCTTTTTAGGTGTGGCAGGATCTACAGCTTCTATAACCAATGAAGATACAAGCATTCAGACGAGGCCAATGAGGAATTTGGTATCATATTTGAAACAAAAAGAGGCGGCTGGCGTCATCTCACTGTTAAACAAAGAGACAGAAGCCACAGGAGTGCTATACTCTTTCCCCCCTTGTGACTTTTCCACAGATCTACTGAAAAGAACTTGTCACAATTTGACTGAGGACAGTCTGAAAGAGGACCACTTGGTCATTGTGGTGGTACGCGGAGGCTCTGCTTAA
- the LOC134671893 gene encoding peroxisomal membrane protein 11B, with protein sequence MDIIIKVNNQSNGRDKLARLFQYTSRLIWHQLETRNANKYSIDRIRNLELALSSFRKILRLGRCIDICYTALDSMHIEDPFLRISLTVSKLAHGLYLYADHVVWLTKSGFLKTDSDNWNKTANRFWLLSIIANLARDFYEILHVLELNRSSFLKPSELLGVTSRQFDLSSSLKHAHAFISCHKDIFIDTVKNSCDLFIPLTALGFTKLSPSAVGTLGAISSIAALVTIIKPITKLVP encoded by the exons ATGGATATTataattaaagtaaataatCAGTCCAACGGCAGAGATAAATTAGCCAG ATTATTCCAGTATACTAGCCGGCTTATATGGCATCAGCTAGAAACTAGAAATGCTAATAAATATTCAATTGACAGAATTCGAAATCTAGAACTTGCTCTCAGTTCTTTCCGTAAAA tcTTACGTCTGGGAAGATGTATAGATATTTGCTACACTGCCTTGGACAGCATGCATATTGAGGACCCCTTTCTCAGAATATCTCTTACAGTAAGCAAACTGGCACACGGACTATACTTATATGCGGACCATGTTGTATGGCTAACTAAGAGTGGTTTTCTAAAAACAGATTCTGATAATTGGAACAAAACTGCAAACCGATTTTGGTTACTATCCATTATAGCAAATTTGGCTAGAGACTTCTATGAAATATTACATGTCTTAGAATTAAATAGGTCATCATTTTTAAAACCTTCAGAATTACTTGGTGTAACTTCTAGGCAATTTGATCTGTCTTCCAGTTTAAAACATGCACATGCATTTATTTCTTGTCACAAAGACATATTTATAGATACTGTTAAGAATTCTTGTGACTTGTTTATACCTTTAACAGCTCTGGGTTTTACAAAGCTCAGTCCAAGTGCCGTTGGGACATTAGGAGCTATATCATCGATAGCTGCCTTGGTCACTATCATAAAACCAATAACTAAATTAGTTCCATAA
- the LOC134672315 gene encoding small ribosomal subunit protein uS17m, with product MARNVAETARKFLLMGQCVPSVKQNAAKIRVKRLELDENLLMYFRKDEFYYCHDPAKKCKTGDIVLIQALPQKMTKLITHEVKEVVYPFGDVTDPVTGKKVAKEKYREDIDREAELYGKLKSTFDYKKAPPRGWQDNKKDFSSKPTYTKFHVFDENDPYAI from the exons ATGGCCCGTAATGTGGCTGAAACAGCAAGAAAATTCCTTTTAATGGGACAATGCGTCCCGTCTGTTAAACAAAATGCAGCTAAAATTAGAGTGAAGAGGTTAGAATTGGATGAAAACTTACTCATG TATTTCAGGAAAGATGAATTCTACTATTGCCATGATCCTGCAAAGAAATGTAAAACTGGAGACATAGTTTTAATCCAAGCATTGCCTCAAAAGATGACTAAACTTATTACCCATGAAGTGAAGGAGGTTGTTTATCCATTTGGCGATGTAACCGATCCAGTTACAGGCAAGAAAGTGGCTAAGGAAAAATACAGAGAAGATATTGACAGAGAAGCGGAGCTGTATGGAAAACTGAAGTCTACATTTGATTATAAGAAAGCACCTCCAAGAGGCTGGCAAGACAACAAAAAAGACTTTTCTTCCAAACCTACTTACACGAAGTTCCATGTATTTGATGAAAATGATCCGTATGCTATTTAA
- the LOC134671898 gene encoding RNA polymerase II subunit A C-terminal domain phosphatase, with amino-acid sequence MADQTVPISVPSEKPVKLTKWKVKEGAFVSQGQILFLYNDSSGQSSETKKYKAVRAGTISCIKVKEGDIAEPGTPIAELEECRHPTVMKEMCAECGADLRTDEAPKRDVAVVPMVHSVPELKVSEELAQKLGREDAERLLKDRKLVLLVDLDQTLVHTTNDNIPPNLKDVLHFFLRGPGSPGRWCHTRLRPRTQEFLESASKHYELHVCTFGARQYAHAIADLLDPEKKYFSHRILSRDECFDPRTKSANLKALFPCGDNMVCIIDDREDVWRHASNLIHVRPYSFFQSTGDINAPPQALDEKAKLISGKNGSQVSPGNQMPTLDPEPEQKKDKESNSDKKEKEEAAEKDGDNGKIVNDKEKEEKSEAKEDEDVANEAQEPKWVETADGQIEVEDPDDYLIYLDDILLRIHKSFYELYDKMDGKQIPDLKTVIPEVKSKVLEGATLVFSGLVPTHQRLETSRAYLVARSLGAEVTQDFTEKTTHLVAVRSGTAKVHASRRMGEGKNKLHVVTPEWLWACAERWERVDERLYPLQRGGQSSARRPPAHCSSPPPAPAPVAAARKRTASGRFADTINPLLSFSSDDIADMDREVEDIFNESDESSSDDEATGAKDDDLDDEENPPEDRLITLENEDSRLDDTRDGENSSESDTDGETRRKRPRRSPPSDSEPPDDADDDSSWNLMGAALEREFLAE; translated from the exons ATGGCCGACCAAACTGTGCCTATTTCTGTTCCATCAGAAAAGCCTGTGAAACTCACAAAATGGAAAGTGAAAGAAGGTGCATTCGTATCACAAGgccaaatattatttttatacaatgaTTCGTCAGGCCAAAGTAGtgaaacaaagaaatacaaaGCTGTTCGCGCTGGTACGATATCGTGCATCAAGGTAAAGGAAGGCGACATTGCAGAGCCGGG GACACCTATAGCAGAATTAGAAGAATGTCGGCACCCGACAGTGATGAAGGAGATGTGTGCGGAGTGCGGCGCCGACCTACGGACCGATGAGGCCCCGAAGAGGGATGTGGCCGTCGTGCCCATGGTGCATTCCGTACCTGAGCTTAAG GTTTCCGAGGAGCTGGCTCAAAAGTTAGGCCGGGAGGATGCGGAACGCCTTCTTAAAGATCGCAAGCTGGTGCTGCTAGTAGACTTGGATCAGACATTAGTGCATACAACTAATGATAATATTCCACCTAATTTGaag GATGTACTGCATTTCTTCCTGCGAGGTCCAGGCAGCCCAGGGCGCTGGTGCCACACCAGACTCAGGCCCCGGACCCAGGAGTTCCTTGAATCAGCATCTAAACACTATGAGCTGCATGTCTGTACATTTGGCGCCCGGCAGTATGCTCATGCTATAGCTGACTTGTTGGATCCAGAAAAGAAGTACTTTTCTCATAGGATATTGTCAAGAGATGAGTGTTTTGATCCTAGAACAAAATCTGCAAATttaaa ggcaTTATTTCCTTGTGGAGACAACATGGTCTGCATCATAGATGATAGAGAGGATGTGTGGCGGCACGCCTCTAACTTGATTCATGTGAGGCCATACTCATTCTTTCAGTCCACGGGAGACATCAATGCGCCACCTCAAGCAC TTGATGAGAAAGCAAAGCTTATCAGTGGTAAAAACGGTTCCCAAGTATCCCCTGGCAATCAAATGCCCACATTAGATCCCGAACCAGAACAAAAGAAGGACAAAGAAAGCAATAGTGATAAGAAAGAGAAGGAAGAAGCAGCCGAGAAGGATGGCGATAATGGGAAGATTGTTAATGATAAAGAGAAGGAAGAAAAATCAGAAGCAAAAGAAGATGAAGATGTAGCCAATGAGGCGCAGGAGCCTAAATGGGTAGAGACAGCTGACGGGCAAATAGAAGTTGAGGATCCTGATgactatttaatatatttggaTGATATTCTGTTGAGAATACACAA GTCTTTCTACGAACTTTACGACAAAATGGATGGTAAACAAATACCAGACTTGAAGACCGTCATACCAGAAGTGAAGAGCAAAGTTCTTGAAGGGGCGACCTTAGTTTTCAGCGGGCTGGTGCCCACGCACCAGAGATTAGAAACTTCTAGGGCGTATTTAGTAGCAAGGAGTCTAGGAGCCGAAGTGACGCAAGATTTCACTGAGAAAACAACTCATTTAGTGGCTGTGCGGTCAG GAACTGCAAAAGTGCACGCAAGTAGGCGTATGGGCGAAGGAAAGAACAAACTACACGTTGTGACACCAGAATGGCTGTGGGCATGCGCGGAGAGATGGGAGCGGGTCGACGAAAGATTATACCCCCTACAAAGGGGCGGACAG AGCAGCGCGCGGCGGCCGCCGGCGCACTGCAgctcgccgccgcccgcgccggcgccggtCGCGGCCGCGCGCAAGCGCACCGCCTCCGGCCGCTTCGCCGACACCATCAACCCGCTGCTCTCCTTCTCCAGTGACGACATCGCCGACATGGACCGGGAG GTTGAGGACATCTTCAATGAATCTGATGAGAGTTCGTCGGACGACGAAGCGACCGGTGCGAAGGATGACGATTTGGATGATGAAGAGAATCCACCAGAAGACCGGCTGATCACACTAGAAAATGAAGACAGTAGACTAGACGACACGCGGGATGGTGAAAACTCCAGTGAATCAGACACAG ATGGTGAGACCCGCCGCAAGAGGCCGCGCCGGTCGCCGCCGTCAGACTCCGAGCCGCCTGACGACGCCGATGACGACAGCTCTTGGAACCTCATGGGTGCGGCGCTCGAGAGAGAGTTCTTGGCTGAATGA